TGAGGCGTTTCCGCTGGTTTTTCCGCCGGTGTTTCGCTGACAGGAATAGCCGTGACTGGCATCAAAATCGGTTTAGGTTCATTAGCCCGCACCACAAACGCTAGACCTCGCTGCCCTTCTGACAGGCGCTCACCTCCCGCACAAGCCCCCAAACCAGAACGCTGGCAACTACCGCCAAGTTTGGCAATGGAAATTTCGCCGGAAAGCACCGTGACCCACGTTTCGCCCTTGCTGACCTTGACACTATATTCGGTACCCAACACCGCAATCGCTGCCAGTGGTGAATTCATCCGGTAGCGCTCTTTAGCATCTTCACCACCGCGCCCTGTCGTGCTGGTTACTTCGCCATCCAGTAGCGTTTTACGAATTTCGGTTGCCTCTGCATCATCAGGGTCGTAACTGTATTTATTAAAGACAAAAACGGTATTAGCACCTAACTTTTCGACGCCGCCATCCACCATCAATAGGCTTACCCTGCTGCGCTCTTTGACCGTAATACGGCTACCGTCAGGAATTTCCATCTGCCTAGACAGTGGCAACACAGTACCATCAGCCGTCGTCATTTCGGCTTGACCCAACAAATAAGTGACTTTCCCAATCATACCCGCCGCTAATGTTGGCGACGTATCGGCTAAACTGACTTCAGCCGCCAGCAACGCCAACACACATATCAGGGACCATAGATTTCTTATACTGGTTTTCATCCATGCCTCTAAATAATGAAGACTCCGACCCTGAGTATTATTTATATTTCGGCATAGTGAAAATTGTATTTATTTATTGGCTATTTTTTAATAAGCATAGTTAGTGCCATTAAAAACTTATCTCGAAGCTAATCCCCAGTGCACTGCCTGCTGGTTGGTCAAACAAGGCGACTTCCTTATCTTCGGTTTTACCGTATTGATAACTCACTTGTAATTTTTTATTGTTATCAATTTTTTTAATGACACCCAAATCAACACCCGTGCGTAATTGCGTGCGGGTACTGTCACCATACAATTTAGGGTCAAAGGGCTTGCTGTCTCGTTTATACGCGACTTTCACCCCCGCACTGGGCTGCCACCCGGCTAACGGCGGCTTACCTTTCCAAGCAACCGCAACCTCCACCTCCTTCCGATCACCACCGGGGCGTTCCTCCAGCGCACGGTCAAGCTCCAGCTTCCCCCTCAGTGAAACCTCACCACCTTTTGGCAAGGCTTTACGGCGATCCAATGCCACATGAGACACAGTGGATTTATACAATTTCTGCGCTGGATAAGTGACGTATTCTAAACCGGCTACCAAACCGGTTTTTTCCTGATCGGTCGCCACTAAGGGGTGGTAATACGCCCCCCCGACACGCCGTTCCATATTACCGTTGTCGTCACGAATAATATTGAGGTAAGCACTCGCTTCTTTGCCACCCGCGAAGGTTTGCTGGCGACTGAGTGCAACGCCCGTCGTGCTGAAATCCGGTTCATCAAGGTATTCTTGTCGCGCTACGGTGGCAGCAGTAATGGTACCGTTCGCCGTATCTGCCACCCGGTACGTTCCCTGCGCACTCACAAAACCCGATGACAACGGCAAATTGCGTTCATCCAAACGCCCTTCCACCAACAAACCGTTGAACGGGTTAATAATGGCAATGCGTTCATGGCGACTGCCTTGATTCACATTATCCAGATACCCCGTGGTAACTTGCAGGTGCGTGGTGCGCGTCGTTGGCGACACCAAGGGTTCTGCTGCCGGTGGTTTAGAACGCTTGGTTAACGCCGGTTGTGCCTGCCCAGGTTGGCACACACCCGCTTCAAACAAACTCAGCAATTGATTCAGGAAAGCCGCCTGCCCCCGCAGCGCGGGTTGTTGTGCCATCTGCCGAATATCCCGGCTCAACGCTGCCAGACGCAAAGCATCCCCCTGCAAACAAGCGGTTTCAGCTTGCTGAAGCAAAGCTTCGAGATTAATTGCCGCCGGTGATTCCGCCGCAGCCATACCCGACACCACCGTCAGACCAACTGCCAGCCCCCACGAACCTTGCTTACTGTTCAGCACCATCGTCATTCCTACCGTTATCTTGGTTGTGGCTCAGAGTATACACCCCCACGGTTTCTTGTCGTCCTTTCAATGCAATATTGCCCCGACTCACCAACGGCCAAGTTTGCGTTAATAATTCGACTGTCTGTTTACTGACCACCAAGTATTCATGCAGTTCCCGCGCAAGGGTTTGCAAACGAGCCGTCACATTGACGGCATCGCCAATCGCGGTGTACGCATGGCGGAAGCGTGTGCCTAAATCGCCAACGACGACTTCGCCGGTATGCACACCGATACGCACCGCAATCGGCTCGCCTTCCAACAAGGCGCTGCCTTCGGCGTTAAATTGCTCAATCGCTGCCATCATATCCATCGCCGCCGCCACGCCCCGGTCGGCGTGATCGTCTTGCGGGAAGGGTGCATTCCAGAACACCATTACCGCATCCCCCATGTATTTATCCACCGTGCCGCCGTGCTGGTGTGCGACTGCGGTCAGGCGTTCCAAAATTTGCTGGGTCAATTCTGACAACACTTCCGGCGTAACCCGCTCGGCACGCTGGGTAAAGTTGGCAATGTCCGCAAACAGCAAGGTCAAACAGCGCTTGCTGGGCAACAATAAATCCTGACGGTTATCATTGACGATATGCCCGACCAATTGCGCAGGCAAATAATCCTGAAACAGATTGCGCAAACGCCCGGTGGTGCGCTGCGCAAACCACCACTCCAACGGCACTTGAATCGCCAGAAACGCCAGAAACAACATCGCAGGGTGCATCGGCACAAACCACTGCTTTTCCAGCCATACCCAGAACCCGAAGCCGAACCAAGCAAACGCCAACGACAGTGGCACTAATACCACCGTGCCAGCACCGACACCGTACACCAATAACAGATACAGCCCTGCTAAACCACAGAAGCCAATCACCCACGACCACACATCCAGCGAAACAGGCGGGATACTCGTTTTTTCTGACAATAACCATTCCAGCATTTGCAGATGCACGGTCATACCGGCAGCATTCGCCTCCAACGGCGTTGGGTGCTGATCACCCAACATCGGCGCACTCCCGCCCACCACCACCATACTATTCGGCAAATACTGGGCAATCTCCGGGAGGACTTTACGCTGCAACACATCGCTGGCTAAGATTGCACTCACATTTTCACGCTTCACACGATAAGGAACCCGCCACAAGCCCGTTTTATCGAGCAAGAGTTGGACATCTCCCCCCTCGCCCACCAAATCGTGAAAAGTTAACGTCTGCCCATTGGCACTCGGCGTCACCGCCACCGTGTAGTTACCATCCATTTGGCAACGCAACATCTCCAGCGCCAAGATGGGGTAAATTCGCCCTGCATAACGAATCAGCGGCGGCACTTGCGTCACCATACCCGACACTGGATCTTTGATCGGCGTCACATGCCCAATGCACTTGGTGTTAACTAACTGATTATTCAGCCCCGCATACCCGTTCGCTTCAGGCAACACGGCGTTTGCCATTGCCTCAGCGGGCACAATGCCGGGGGAAATTTTACCTGTCACCAACGCATTTTTCGGTGGCGAGAGATCGAAAGCTTGTGGGAATACCAAAGGGTATTGCTGTGACAAGGCTAATAAAGCCTCATTGCCCTCGGTATCGCGGGTATACGGCATGGCAATATCCACCCCGACGACACCAACTTGATAGTCTTCAAACAGAATTTTTAATAAATCGGCATAACGTTGGCGAGACCAAGGCCACCCTTCACCGTATTGCTCCTCAACAAATTTAATGCTTTTATTGTCGATCTGCACCACGAACACCAGTGGTTGTGTCGGCTTAGCAACATCAACTCCCCAGCGTTGGTAAGCATTCCATACACGGGCTTGCCAACTGCTGTATGCCTGCAAGGGGTCATAGTGTTGCATCAACAATAAAATGGCTGCTATGCCAAACAGCACCAGCAGCCGTCCACCGAATTTAATCCCCAATGGCTGTACCCGTCCAATTCAATGCGCCATCCGCGCTTAAGATAGTATCAATCTGATGCGTGAAAGTATAAGCGGCTCCTGTGACATCGCTCAGCACACCCACTCCACCGTTAATGGTAGTTTGCGGGTTCGCACCATCGTCTTTCAAGATACCATCAATTGCCGAATATGTCCCTGTAGCTCTTACCGCACCCGTATAAACTGGGGAATTCAGGGTAAAATCGGTGTCAAACGTATTGCGTACTGAACTGACATTCAACGTCGCATCCGTGAGCGTTGCTGCTGTTGCTACACCTGTGGTGGCATTACGCACATTTGCTTCGTAGCTGCCCAAGGCAAAAGCAACATCGCGCTGCTCTGGCAACGTAGCACTTGCTCCCTTCAGCCGCTCAATGCTGTAAGAATCCTCAGTGGCAGCAGCAATGATTTGCTCGTACTGGCTGCTGACTTGATCGCCCAGCGTCATCCCATCCACCACTGTAGCAGGGTCATATTTGCCCCAGCGTACCGGTGCTAACGCAGGTGTTGGTGCAGGAGTCACTGGTGTTTCTACCACAGGCGGCGGAGTCACGGCAGCAATCACCTCGCCTTCATCGGTTGTGACCGTACTTTCTGTTTTGACCGCAGACTCAACCAAACCGGTAGTAGTACTTCCCAATGGTGTACCCAGCGGCGTTGTGATTAAACCGCCGCTCAAAGCACTACCAGCGGACGATTCCAGTAACGCACTGCCGGTGGACGATTCCAACACACCACCGAGGCTCACCCCAGTTGACCCGGACAATAAGCCAGTACCACTACTGCCACTGGAACCCGATGACACCAAAAGCATCGAGTTCGTGGCAGAAGACGTGGTAGACGGCGCGATGGATGGCGGCGTTGCAGCAACAGGCGCTTGTCCCGAAGGTGTAACCAAACTACTTGGAGTGGTGCTTTCTAAATTACCCACCGCTTTAGGTGCTTCAGCCACCACAACAGGGGCTACTGTCACCGCAGGCGCGGGAGTCTCAACCACAACCGCTGGGGTTTTAGGTTGCACCGCCACTACAGCAGGTGCGACCAGGCTAGCCTCTGCCTTTATTTCCGCAAGAGGATCGCGCTCATCAATCTTCTTTGCGACCTCAACCACTTTTTTATCAGTGGTGTTTTCTGCCAGCGGCGCAACGGTTTCTTTCACCGTGGTTTTGTCGTTACCTTTATCGCTGGATTTCTCATCGGACTGGGTAACAGACGTGCTGGCAGTAGCCGGAGCCTCTGCTTGCTTGTCGGCTTTTTTAGCCTCAGCTACTTCGGCAGCTTTTTCTTTGGCAGCCGCTGCTTCTTCCGCTGCTTTTTTATCAGCCACTACCTTCGCCTCTTTTTCTTTAGCAGCCGCTGCTTCCTCTGCCGCTTTTTTATCAGCCGCTACCTTCGCTTCTTTTTCTTTAGCAGCCGCTGCTTCTTCTGCCGCTTTTTTGCTAGCCGCTACCTTCGCCTCTTTTTCCTTAGCGGCGGCTTCTTCCTCTGCTTTTTTATTAGCTGCGTCTTCCTTAGCTTGCTCTTCCTTAGACGATACCGCTTGGGTGGTATTCTTCGTTGCGGGTGGTGTAGAGGCTGGAATCAGCACAGGACGCAGCTGATCTCTACGTACCACCAAGGCAAGACCACGCTGATTTGCCCCAAGCTGTTCGCCATCCGCACAAGCACCGAAAGCAAAGCGTTGGCAACTACCCTCTAATTTAGCCATCGAGATTCTGCCGTCCAGTACTACCACGCGCGTTTCACCTGCACTCACACTGACCGTGTATTCGGTACCCAAGACTGCAATCGCTGCCAGTGGTGAATTCAAACGGTAACGTTCTTTCGCTTCCGTACCCCCAACACCGGTTTTGCTGGTAACTTCACCTTCGGTCAGCTCTTTGCGGATTTCACTGGCTTTAGGGTCAGCCGGATCGTAATAGTAGCGGGCAAACTCCAAGGTACTGTTGGCGGGTAACTTTTCGATGGCACCATCGACCATCAGCAAATTCAATTTACTGCGGTCTTTTACCGAAACTTTACTTCCCTCAAGAATTTTTGTTTGTTTTGTGATAGCGGTCACAGACCCATCCGGCAAAATCATATCCGCCTGACCCAGTATGTACGACACCTTGCCGATAACGCGGGGTTCGGCAGTGGTTTCAGCGGATGATTCGCCGGAAGTTACTGTTTTAACGTCATTTGCGAAAGCATTATGCGCTGGCAACGTCAATGTGACGACCAACGCCAGAACGCTAAAAAGTGATGCTGTGTATTTCATAGTGCTTGCCCGTGAGTTTGCCCGAATGCGCCACGATCATTATTGATCAATTCTAATCCCAATGTCATTATACATCCTTATTGGCAATTTCACACCAGTCTATTTCGATAAATTTCACAGCAGACTATTTTGGGGGTAACAAAATCTTGCGCTGTGTCTCGGCACATACGTAACGTATACCTGAGACAATATTAGCCAAAATAAGTTCGCCATCATCTGACAATAAATCCAGCGTCAGCACGTTGCCATCATCCAAGGTCAACTTAACCTTACCCTTACTCGCTTCTCCGGCATACGCCTCTACCCGCAGCGCATCGGCGGATTGCCATTTTTGCAGCAACCCTGCCACACTGGCATCGAAACCGTCTGGTAAAGACACCGCTTTCACCGTGCGTCCTTCCGGCACGAGTTTATTCGTCACCAAGGTCATCGCCTCACCCGTCAGCAAACCAAATACTGCCTCTGACACCAATTTGATCTTGCCCTCATGCAACAGGTAACGCTTGCGGGAGATAGGGTTTTCCACCCCAAACACCAGCATTTCATCATTAAACGCAAGGCTAGCAATGCCCGGCTCAAGACCGTATGGTTTGAGGTCTTTACCGGTCGCGTCGTAACTGGCGATCACGGTCTCATCCAATAACGTAAATAACTGGCTGATACGGGTAGCATTGGCTGCAAGCTGTTGCGGCTCAAGCATTCGCCAACGCTCCCCTTCACGTTCCAGCCGAATCACCTCTGGCGTAGCACTCCCCAATTCGCGGGTAATCGTCACGCGGGTAATATCTGCCCGCGTCAGGTTCAATACAGTATCGGGTTGAGCAAGTGGTTGTTGCATTTGCCACCAAACCAACGTCCCCAAGCCCCCCACCAGCACCAACAACGCAAGGTTCAACACCCAGCGCCGCGTTTGTGTCACATTACTCATCTCAACGTCTCCGTCTGCGCCACCAAATCCACAAACCTGCCGCCAATAAGCCCAGCGGCAAAACAAACAGGAAGAACGTACCCAACACCGCACCAGCCGTTTCACTCAATTCCAATTGCGTATCGGGGGCGCGAATCACCGGCACTTTCAGCAAACTGTCATCAGCACTCAACCAGTTGAAAATATTGCTGGCAAGATCCAAATTCGCCCCCTGCCCAATGAAGCTATTCAGCATGAAATCGCTATCGCCCATGACGACAACCCGCTGTTCGCTTCGGCTTCGCTCAGCGACCGTCTCCTGCGCCTCTTGCTGGCTGAGCGAAGTCGAAGCCAACTGCCGTACCAAACTAACCCCAATTGGCACGGGGCCTGGCTGATCGTCGCTGCCCTCGTCAAATTTCACCGCCCCTTCCAATACCCCGCTACTTTCCAACCAACTCGCGGGCAAGGTGTACAGAAACTCCTCCGCTTGCCAGATAAGAGCGCCATCTTTCGTACCGGCTTGCGGGTCACGCGCCACCAGCGTTGCAAACGGAAACACAGTTTGCTTGCCTGCCAGTTTGCTCACCAGCTCCGCTTTCCCATAATCCACCACCGGCACAACGGCTGGGTGATTAATCCCCAACATCGCCTGCAAATCTTCATTGGCATCGATCACCGTTCCTGTATGGATTTGCAAACCCAGCAATTCCTCCAACGCTTGCAGCCCACGCAAACCACCGGGATCTTGCAACCACAGCAAATTACCGCCTTGTTCCACATAAGTTTTCAATACCGCGACTTCACCGGGCAGGAAATCCTGTTGCGGCGCGGCAATCACCGCGAAACTGGCATTCTGTGGAATCGACTGGGTGCGTACCAGATTATGCGGTTGCACCAAAAACCCGCTGCGTTGCAACTGCGCCACCAATTGCGACATGCCGGTGGATTCTGATGACAAGGGTTGGCGTTCCCCATGCCCCTCCAGAAACACCACCAAACGCTCACCGCCCCGACTCATGCGCTGAATCGCATTGCCGATGGTTTGCTCACTGGCAGAATCCATCACCTCGCTGCGCTCCCCCAAATGAATCGCCAACTGCCCGGAATGCTCAATACCATCTTGCTGCGCCCGTGCGGGGTCAAGATCAGGGTTCACAAATTCCAAGGTCGTATCCGGCTTCACCCGCTGATATTTCGCCACCAAATCCTTCACTTGCGTCTGCAAGGTCGGGTTATCGGGAATGTAGGCAATAAACGCCAGCGGTTGATCCAGATTTTTCAATAAGGTTTGCGTCGGCGCAGACAGGCTATTGCGACCACTTTGACTCCAGTCCGCCACAAACGTGAATTCGCGGCTCAAAAAACCCAACAGCCCAATAACCAACACCACTAACAGATAAAAAATAGCATTGTGCAACCCAAGCCAACGGTGGGACGTTTTAGTCATTTTCATTGTTGCTTACCCCTGTAACCGATCATTATCGAGTTTGCGGATGGTCAAAATCAGAAATCCCGCAATAAACAGCCCGTAATACACCAGATCACTGCTATTAAACATACCGCTGGCAAACGACAAAAAATGCCCGAATGCCGACAAATACACAAACAATTCACTCGCTGAGCCTTGCGCATTCCCCGACTGATACAACACATCCAACAGCAACAAAAATCCAAACGTCGTGACAGCAGCAATCACCGGCTGCCGCGCTAACGACGACAAAAACAAACCCGCTGCCGCAAACGCTGCCAATAACAACAGCAACCCTAAGCTGGCGGCGGCTAATTGCCCCCAATCCAACGGTGTCGCCAGCGCCAACGACAGCGGCATCAATGCCACTAACGCCACGAACAGCACTACAAAACCCAGTACGCTCAAATACTTACCCAACACAATTTGCGTATTGGAAACCGGCGAAGAGGTCAATAAAATCAAGGTTTGATTCATGCGCTCTTCCGCAAACAAGCGCATCGTAATCAACGGCGTGACCACCAACATAATCGACGCGGCGGTCGAAAACAAAAACGGAATCAGTGCTTCGCTAATCCCTGCCATATCCTCTGCCCCCACAGCATTTGCTTGCGTTTGCAAGGTGTATTCATTCACCCCCAGCAAAAACATCCACGCCAAAATAAATTGCACCACCGCCAGAATGCTCCAAGCCAATGGCGACACAAACATGCGGCGAAACTCGGTACTGGCGATTACCCAAATAGCCCTCATGCTGCCACCTCCTGCTGCGCATCACTCAGCGCTTCTTCACGGAAAATCAGGTCGAAAAATACTTTTTCCAAGGATTCCACCCCATCCAACGTACCGTTAAACACCGTTTTGCCCCGATTAAGAATTTGCACCCGATCACACACTGCCTGCACTTCCGGCAAAATGTGGGTCGACAAAATAATCCCGTGATCCTTACCCAATTCGCGGATCAAGCTACGGATTTCGCGAATTTGAATTGGGTCTAAGCCCACCGTCGGCTCATCCAAAATCACCACCGCTGGGTTATGCAAAATGGCCTGTGCAATCCCCACACGTTGCCGAAATCCCTTGGAAAGGTTGCCAATCAGCCGCTGGCTAACTGCCTGCAAACCACAACGCTCACTGGCGTAATCCACTGCCTTGCGGCACTGCGCTGCGGGAACGTTACGCAAACGGGCGCAATAATGCAGGTATTCGCTGACCGTCAAATCCCGGTACACCGGCGGCTGTTCCGGCAAATAGCCCAGTTGCTGCTTGGCTTTGCGTGGTTCATCCAATAAGTCGATGCCGTTGATCTTAATTTCACCCATGCTAGGGGCAAGATTGCCGGTCAACATTTGCATAGTGGTCGACTTTCCCGCACCATTTGGCCCCAGCAAACCCAACACTTCGCCTTTGTCCAATACAACTTCCAAATTATTTACGGCGCAGTGCTCGCTGTAATAGCGTGATAATCCTACTGCACTAATCAGCCTATCTTGATGATTTATCATGTAACTTGCCCTTGTCCATTCAGTGCTCATTAATAATTATGCGAGATTGATAGAAATTTTCTATTAAAATAAGGATTGAACTTAGCAGTATATCGAATAGACTGAAAACAGGGTAACGCGAATATGCTTCTCAGGTTTGGGGATTTGGCAAGTGTGGCGTTGACGAAAGGTTTAGTTGGGCTTACTAAAGGTATCAAACATGAGTGTCGAAATGGCTAGAAACTGGTTCTTGCTGACCAGTAAACCGCACAAAGATGACGTTGCAGAATTCCAACTGCGTAATCAAGGTTACGACGTTTACCGTCCAATTGCCAAACGCCTCCGCACCCAGCGTGGCAAAGTCATCACCAAAACCGAATCGTTATTCCCACGTTACATGTTCATTCATCTGGATAAAGGTGTGAATGACAATTGGGCACCGATTCGCTCCACCACCGGCATCAGCAGCTTTGTCCGCTTTGGGCTAGAACCAGCGCGTGTACCTGACGAGCTTATTGCCTCCCTGAAAGCGCAGGAAGCCCTGTTCGGCGAACGCTCCATCGACCTTGATCGTTACCACACCGGCGATAAAGTTATCATTACCGAAGGCCCTTTCCGTGGCTTGGAAGCGATTTTCCAAAAGTATGATGGCGAGGAACGGGTTATTGTATTGCTGGAAATCCTCCACAAATCCACCAAGCTGGGGCTGAATCCGGGGCATTTGTACGCGGCTTAAGCAGCGAGCTAATGATTGAGCAAGCGTCCCCCGTCAACAGGGATAACTTGCCCGGTAATATAATCCGCGTCGCGCACCAGAAATAGCACGGTTTTGGCAATATCGATGGGACTACCTTCACGTTTCAGGGCAGTTTTCGTCAGGATTTCAGCGTGCATGGCGTGATTGGCAGGCATTTCCGGCCACAAGATTGCACCGGGAGCAATCCCGTTCACCCGCACATCTGGCCCTAATTCTCGCGCTAATACTTGTGTCAACATCAACAAACCGGCTTTAGCAGTGCAATAGGCGGCGTAACCTTGCAGGGGGCGCATTCCGTGAATATCGACCATATTGATTATGCAGCCCTGATTGGCTTGTAAATGCGGCGCGGCGGCTTGTGCCATGAAGAGCGGCGCTTTCAGATTCGTGCCGATCAGGTCATCAAACTGCTGTTCGGTCACGGTGGCTAAGGGCGTGGGGTAAAACGATGAAGCGTTGTTGAGCAAAATATCGAGTCGACCCGCTTGCTCAATGGTTTGCGTGATTAAGTTGGGAATGCTGGCGATGTCAAGTAAATCACCGCGCACCAAAAAGCAGGAGTTTTCACGTTGCGCATTCAATTCGGCTTGCAGTTGTTCGGCATCCATTGCGGAATTGCGGTAGTGAATGACGACGGTTGCGCCTGCCGTATGGAGAGTGCGGGCGATTTCTGCGCCGATGCGGCGGGCTGCGCCAGTGAGTAGTGCTACTTT
The window above is part of the Thiothrix winogradskyi genome. Proteins encoded here:
- a CDS encoding adenylate/guanylate cyclase domain-containing protein, with product MGIKFGGRLLVLFGIAAILLLMQHYDPLQAYSSWQARVWNAYQRWGVDVAKPTQPLVFVVQIDNKSIKFVEEQYGEGWPWSRQRYADLLKILFEDYQVGVVGVDIAMPYTRDTEGNEALLALSQQYPLVFPQAFDLSPPKNALVTGKISPGIVPAEAMANAVLPEANGYAGLNNQLVNTKCIGHVTPIKDPVSGMVTQVPPLIRYAGRIYPILALEMLRCQMDGNYTVAVTPSANGQTLTFHDLVGEGGDVQLLLDKTGLWRVPYRVKRENVSAILASDVLQRKVLPEIAQYLPNSMVVVGGSAPMLGDQHPTPLEANAAGMTVHLQMLEWLLSEKTSIPPVSLDVWSWVIGFCGLAGLYLLLVYGVGAGTVVLVPLSLAFAWFGFGFWVWLEKQWFVPMHPAMLFLAFLAIQVPLEWWFAQRTTGRLRNLFQDYLPAQLVGHIVNDNRQDLLLPSKRCLTLLFADIANFTQRAERVTPEVLSELTQQILERLTAVAHQHGGTVDKYMGDAVMVFWNAPFPQDDHADRGVAAAMDMMAAIEQFNAEGSALLEGEPIAVRIGVHTGEVVVGDLGTRFRHAYTAIGDAVNVTARLQTLARELHEYLVVSKQTVELLTQTWPLVSRGNIALKGRQETVGVYTLSHNQDNGRNDDGAEQ
- a CDS encoding FecR family protein, with amino-acid sequence MKYTASLFSVLALVVTLTLPAHNAFANDVKTVTSGESSAETTAEPRVIGKVSYILGQADMILPDGSVTAITKQTKILEGSKVSVKDRSKLNLLMVDGAIEKLPANSTLEFARYYYDPADPKASEIRKELTEGEVTSKTGVGGTEAKERYRLNSPLAAIAVLGTEYTVSVSAGETRVVVLDGRISMAKLEGSCQRFAFGACADGEQLGANQRGLALVVRRDQLRPVLIPASTPPATKNTTQAVSSKEEQAKEDAANKKAEEEAAAKEKEAKVAASKKAAEEAAAAKEKEAKVAADKKAAEEAAAAKEKEAKVVADKKAAEEAAAAKEKAAEVAEAKKADKQAEAPATASTSVTQSDEKSSDKGNDKTTVKETVAPLAENTTDKKVVEVAKKIDERDPLAEIKAEASLVAPAVVAVQPKTPAVVVETPAPAVTVAPVVVAEAPKAVGNLESTTPSSLVTPSGQAPVAATPPSIAPSTTSSATNSMLLVSSGSSGSSGTGLLSGSTGVSLGGVLESSTGSALLESSAGSALSGGLITTPLGTPLGSTTTGLVESAVKTESTVTTDEGEVIAAVTPPPVVETPVTPAPTPALAPVRWGKYDPATVVDGMTLGDQVSSQYEQIIAAATEDSYSIERLKGASATLPEQRDVAFALGSYEANVRNATTGVATAATLTDATLNVSSVRNTFDTDFTLNSPVYTGAVRATGTYSAIDGILKDDGANPQTTINGGVGVLSDVTGAAYTFTHQIDTILSADGALNWTGTAIGD
- a CDS encoding DUF4340 domain-containing protein, with translation MSNVTQTRRWVLNLALLVLVGGLGTLVWWQMQQPLAQPDTVLNLTRADITRVTITRELGSATPEVIRLEREGERWRMLEPQQLAANATRISQLFTLLDETVIASYDATGKDLKPYGLEPGIASLAFNDEMLVFGVENPISRKRYLLHEGKIKLVSEAVFGLLTGEAMTLVTNKLVPEGRTVKAVSLPDGFDASVAGLLQKWQSADALRVEAYAGEASKGKVKLTLDDGNVLTLDLLSDDGELILANIVSGIRYVCAETQRKILLPPK
- a CDS encoding GldG family protein yields the protein MKMTKTSHRWLGLHNAIFYLLVVLVIGLLGFLSREFTFVADWSQSGRNSLSAPTQTLLKNLDQPLAFIAYIPDNPTLQTQVKDLVAKYQRVKPDTTLEFVNPDLDPARAQQDGIEHSGQLAIHLGERSEVMDSASEQTIGNAIQRMSRGGERLVVFLEGHGERQPLSSESTGMSQLVAQLQRSGFLVQPHNLVRTQSIPQNASFAVIAAPQQDFLPGEVAVLKTYVEQGGNLLWLQDPGGLRGLQALEELLGLQIHTGTVIDANEDLQAMLGINHPAVVPVVDYGKAELVSKLAGKQTVFPFATLVARDPQAGTKDGALIWQAEEFLYTLPASWLESSGVLEGAVKFDEGSDDQPGPVPIGVSLVRQLASTSLSQQEAQETVAERSRSEQRVVVMGDSDFMLNSFIGQGANLDLASNIFNWLSADDSLLKVPVIRAPDTQLELSETAGAVLGTFFLFVLPLGLLAAGLWIWWRRRRR
- a CDS encoding ABC transporter permease; translated protein: MRAIWVIASTEFRRMFVSPLAWSILAVVQFILAWMFLLGVNEYTLQTQANAVGAEDMAGISEALIPFLFSTAASIMLVVTPLITMRLFAEERMNQTLILLTSSPVSNTQIVLGKYLSVLGFVVLFVALVALMPLSLALATPLDWGQLAAASLGLLLLLAAFAAAGLFLSSLARQPVIAAVTTFGFLLLLDVLYQSGNAQGSASELFVYLSAFGHFLSFASGMFNSSDLVYYGLFIAGFLILTIRKLDNDRLQG
- a CDS encoding ABC transporter ATP-binding protein; the protein is MINHQDRLISAVGLSRYYSEHCAVNNLEVVLDKGEVLGLLGPNGAGKSTTMQMLTGNLAPSMGEIKINGIDLLDEPRKAKQQLGYLPEQPPVYRDLTVSEYLHYCARLRNVPAAQCRKAVDYASERCGLQAVSQRLIGNLSKGFRQRVGIAQAILHNPAVVILDEPTVGLDPIQIREIRSLIRELGKDHGIILSTHILPEVQAVCDRVQILNRGKTVFNGTLDGVESLEKVFFDLIFREEALSDAQQEVAA
- the rfaH gene encoding transcription/translation regulatory transformer protein RfaH, which produces MSVEMARNWFLLTSKPHKDDVAEFQLRNQGYDVYRPIAKRLRTQRGKVITKTESLFPRYMFIHLDKGVNDNWAPIRSTTGISSFVRFGLEPARVPDELIASLKAQEALFGERSIDLDRYHTGDKVIITEGPFRGLEAIFQKYDGEERVIVLLEILHKSTKLGLNPGHLYAA
- a CDS encoding pteridine reductase; amino-acid sequence: MATLQGKVALLTGAARRIGAEIARTLHTAGATVVIHYRNSAMDAEQLQAELNAQRENSCFLVRGDLLDIASIPNLITQTIEQAGRLDILLNNASSFYPTPLATVTEQQFDDLIGTNLKAPLFMAQAAAPHLQANQGCIINMVDIHGMRPLQGYAAYCTAKAGLLMLTQVLARELGPDVRVNGIAPGAILWPEMPANHAMHAEILTKTALKREGSPIDIAKTVLFLVRDADYITGQVIPVDGGRLLNH